One genomic segment of Ricinus communis isolate WT05 ecotype wild-type chromosome 5, ASM1957865v1, whole genome shotgun sequence includes these proteins:
- the LOC8289598 gene encoding nuclear transport factor 2 isoform X2: MALQPASSPATPSAQVVGNAFVEQYYHILHTSPELVFRFYQDTSVISRPDADGVMTSVATMQGINEKILSLNFQDYKAEIKTADAQKSYKEGVTVLVTGCLMGKDNLKRKFAQSFFLAPQDNGYFVLNDVFRYVEDNEPLESHPVNGSNNTPTVPSIPDSEPSHVPDPSAPDPAILAMDQDNVAEKASDPVNSEKEIVYEKEVVVESQSHSNGTDVSIVVESPSSAAQEDIPKKSYASIVKVARGSSGPTKVYVPTRTVKVSPKKPETHSVPIAPVTEPEASMPSGNETPESSNAEKEVEGHSVYVRNLPYNMTTAQLEVEFEKFGPIKQEGVQVRYNKQQGYCFGFVEFLSLSSMNSAIQASPMIIGGRQAVIEIKRTSTRVGSGRGRFPSGRAGFRSDSFRGRGNYGGGRGLTRNEYGDWSEFSGRGRSSGGRGWRGEGYQQGRGRGGRLSGAKQNTNLA; the protein is encoded by the exons ATGGCATTGCAACCAGCAAGCAGCCCAGCTACACCTAGTGCCCAAGTGGTTGGAAATGCTTTTGTTGAGCAGTATTACCATATTCTTCATACTTCACCAGAATtagtttttagattttatcaGGACACAAGTGTGATAAGCCGGCCAGATGCTGATGGTGTAATGACATCGGTGGCAACTATGCAA GGTATCAATGAGAAGATACTGTCATTGAATTTCCAGGACTACAAGGCGGAAATAAAAACAGCAGATGCTCAAAAATCGTATAAGGAAGGGGTTACTGTGTTGGTAACTGGATGCTTAATGGGCAAGGACAACTTGAAAAGGAAATTTGCGCAGTCATTTTTTCTTGCACCACAAGACAATGGATATTTTGTCCTAAATGATGTTTTCAGGTATGTGGAGGACAATGAACCATTAGAGAGCCATCCAGTTAATGGCTCTAATAACACCCCAACAGTCCCTTCAATCCCCGACTCAG AGCCTTCTCATGTTCCTGATCCTTCTGCACCCGACCCAGCAATTTTAGCTATGGATCAGGATAATGTTGCTGAGAAAGCGAGTGATCCAGTTAACTCTGAGAAGGAGATAGTTTATGAAAAAGAGGTGGTTGTGGAATCCCAATCTCACTCCAATGGGACTGACGTTTCTATAGTTGTCGAATCACCTTCTTCTGCTGCCCAAGAGGACATTCCAAAGAAATCATATGCATCAATT GTTAAAGTGGCCAGAGGGAGTTCAGGCCCAACAAAAGTTTATGTACCTACAAGAACTGTAAAAGTGAGTCCTAAGAAACCTGAAACTCACTCTGTGCCAATAGCACCTGTCACTGAGCCTGAAGCATCCATGCCAAGTGGCAATGAAACACCTGAAAGTAGCAATGCTGAGAAGGAAG TTGAAGGCCACTCTGTCTATGTCCGTAATCTGCCCTATAATATGACAACTGCTCAGCTTGAGGTGGAGTTCGAGAAATTTGGGCCGATCAAGCAAGAAGGTGTCCAAGTGAGATATAATAAG CAACAAGGATACTGTTTTGGTTTTGTtgagtttctttctttgagCTCAATGAATAGTGCTATTCAG GCATCACCCATGATTATTGGGGGGCGTCAAGCTGTTATTGAGATAAAGAGAACCTCCACTCGAG TTGGTAGCGGAAGAGGTAGGTTCCCTTCTGGAAGGGCAGGATTTCGGAGTGACAGCTTCAGGGGTCGTGGAAATTATGGTGGCGGCCGAGGTCTTACCAGGAATGAATATGGAGACTGGAGTGAATTTTCTGGTCGAGGTAGGAGTTCAGGTGGGAGAGGGTGGAGAGGTGAAGGTTACCAGcaaggaagaggaagaggtgGCCGTTTGAGCGGGGCGAAGCAGAACACTAATTTGGCATGA
- the LOC8289598 gene encoding nuclear transport factor 2 isoform X1: protein MALQPASSPATPSAQVVGNAFVEQYYHILHTSPELVFRFYQDTSVISRPDADGVMTSVATMQGINEKILSLNFQDYKAEIKTADAQKSYKEGVTVLVTGCLMGKDNLKRKFAQSFFLAPQDNGYFVLNDVFRYVEDNEPLESHPVNGSNNTPTVPSIPDSEPSHVPDPSAPDPAILAMDQDNVAEKASDPVNSEKEIVYEKEVVVESQSHSNGTDVSIVVESPSSAAQEDIPKKSYASIVKVARGSSGPTKVYVPTRTVKVSPKKPETHSVPIAPVTEPEASMPSGNETPESSNAEKEVEGHSVYVRNLPYNMTTAQLEVEFEKFGPIKQEGVQVRYNKQQGYCFGFVEFLSLSSMNSAIQASPMIIGGRQAVIEIKRTSTRVAVGSGRGRFPSGRAGFRSDSFRGRGNYGGGRGLTRNEYGDWSEFSGRGRSSGGRGWRGEGYQQGRGRGGRLSGAKQNTNLA, encoded by the exons ATGGCATTGCAACCAGCAAGCAGCCCAGCTACACCTAGTGCCCAAGTGGTTGGAAATGCTTTTGTTGAGCAGTATTACCATATTCTTCATACTTCACCAGAATtagtttttagattttatcaGGACACAAGTGTGATAAGCCGGCCAGATGCTGATGGTGTAATGACATCGGTGGCAACTATGCAA GGTATCAATGAGAAGATACTGTCATTGAATTTCCAGGACTACAAGGCGGAAATAAAAACAGCAGATGCTCAAAAATCGTATAAGGAAGGGGTTACTGTGTTGGTAACTGGATGCTTAATGGGCAAGGACAACTTGAAAAGGAAATTTGCGCAGTCATTTTTTCTTGCACCACAAGACAATGGATATTTTGTCCTAAATGATGTTTTCAGGTATGTGGAGGACAATGAACCATTAGAGAGCCATCCAGTTAATGGCTCTAATAACACCCCAACAGTCCCTTCAATCCCCGACTCAG AGCCTTCTCATGTTCCTGATCCTTCTGCACCCGACCCAGCAATTTTAGCTATGGATCAGGATAATGTTGCTGAGAAAGCGAGTGATCCAGTTAACTCTGAGAAGGAGATAGTTTATGAAAAAGAGGTGGTTGTGGAATCCCAATCTCACTCCAATGGGACTGACGTTTCTATAGTTGTCGAATCACCTTCTTCTGCTGCCCAAGAGGACATTCCAAAGAAATCATATGCATCAATT GTTAAAGTGGCCAGAGGGAGTTCAGGCCCAACAAAAGTTTATGTACCTACAAGAACTGTAAAAGTGAGTCCTAAGAAACCTGAAACTCACTCTGTGCCAATAGCACCTGTCACTGAGCCTGAAGCATCCATGCCAAGTGGCAATGAAACACCTGAAAGTAGCAATGCTGAGAAGGAAG TTGAAGGCCACTCTGTCTATGTCCGTAATCTGCCCTATAATATGACAACTGCTCAGCTTGAGGTGGAGTTCGAGAAATTTGGGCCGATCAAGCAAGAAGGTGTCCAAGTGAGATATAATAAG CAACAAGGATACTGTTTTGGTTTTGTtgagtttctttctttgagCTCAATGAATAGTGCTATTCAG GCATCACCCATGATTATTGGGGGGCGTCAAGCTGTTATTGAGATAAAGAGAACCTCCACTCGAG TTGCAGTTGGTAGCGGAAGAGGTAGGTTCCCTTCTGGAAGGGCAGGATTTCGGAGTGACAGCTTCAGGGGTCGTGGAAATTATGGTGGCGGCCGAGGTCTTACCAGGAATGAATATGGAGACTGGAGTGAATTTTCTGGTCGAGGTAGGAGTTCAGGTGGGAGAGGGTGGAGAGGTGAAGGTTACCAGcaaggaagaggaagaggtgGCCGTTTGAGCGGGGCGAAGCAGAACACTAATTTGGCATGA